In the Halorubrum ruber genome, CGACGACCGAGGCCAGAGACGTCTTCCGCGAACTGGGATACACCGTCTCCGAGGACGGACGCGAGTTCGTCGCGGAACGCAAGTGGCGGCGCGTGTTCGTGACGGTGCTGTGTATGGACGACGACGAGCTCGACCCGTATCTCGCAGACGGGGGCGACCCGGCGCGGCTCCGGTGTTTCGTCACGTGGCGCGACCGCGCGAACGATCTCCAAGAGCGGCTGGTCGACGCGAAACCGCCCTACGACTGGGCGGTCATCGGTATCGACCGCGACGGCGAGGACTTCGCGGTGATGGAAGGCGCGCCAGGCAGCCCCTGACCCCCTCCACCCTCACTTCCCCCGCGGTTGCGGTTCCCTGCGCCTGCCTCGACTACCGGTGGGCCGGCGGCCGGTAGCGTTCTCGGTCGGCTCTCTCCCCGAGTGTCTATTTGCGGCCCCGCCGCGTACGGTCCCCATGGAGCACGTCGAGTACGTCTACACCAGCGGCATGTCCGAATCCGAGGTCGATAGCCGCCTCCGGGGCGGCGAACACGGTGTCTTGGGGCTCGCGAACGGCGACGACGCGTACGCCGTCCCGCTGAGCTACCACTACGACGGCGACCGCCTCCTGCTTCGCGTGAGCGAACACGACGGCGACGGCGAGAAGATGCGGTTCCTCGAGACGACCGACACCGCCACGTTCGTGTGCTACGAGGCGTCGACGGACGAGTCGTGGAGCGTCCACGTTCGCGGACCGATCCGGCGGTGGGAGCGGAGCGTCGACGAGGCGACGCTCAACGAGTGGTTTCAGCCGTTCCGCCTCTTTGACGAAGCGGTCGAGGACGTCGCGTTCGCCCTCTACGAGCTGCGCATGGAGACCGTCATCGGTCGCACAACCGTGGACAGGTAGCCCGTGGGCCGGGGAACGGGGCCGGGGGTGCGGCGCGTTCGGGGTGATCGAGCTCCAGTCCCAGTGATCCCGCTCCGCGAGGTCCCGCTCCGCGAGGTCCCGCTCCCGCCCGCGCCCTCCGCGGACGCGTATTTTTATCCCCCCGTGCGTCCTACCAGCACGTGACATGGTGTTCAAGAAAATCACGCTGATCGGGACGAGCGACGAGAGCTTCGACGCGGCGGCCGACGAGGCCATCGACCGCGCAGAAGACACCCTCGAGAACGTCTACTGGGCGGAAGTAGAGGAGTTCGGGGTCGAGCTTCAGGGGGACGCCGAGCGCGAGTACCAGGCCGAAGTCGAGGTCGCGTTCGAACTCGAAGGCTGAGCGAGACGCGGTTTTTGATCTTTTATCAGTAGTCGTGAGCCGTGCCGGCGTCTGTTTATAAGGACCTGTTCGCGGATCGTCGACGAACACTCCCGAAGCCCCAGCCGGGAGGGCGGCGCACGCTCGCTGTGCTCCTCGTCACTCGCTACGCTCGTTCCTGCGGTGCTTGCGTCGCCTGCGCCGCCCTCCCGGCTGCCCCTTCGAGTCCCGCCCCGCACGGCACCGCCCCGCACCTCACGCCTCCCCAGCCTCGCCGCTCGCTCGGGGCTCCCTTCGGTCGCCCTCGTCGCTCGCGGCGTCCCTCGCGCGTGCTCCTCGCGGCCGCCGAGGGCGGCCGCTCGGAGGCACGCGCCACCGCCGTTCATTTATAAATGCTCGCGCGGCGGTCACCTATTTATCCAACCGCTACCACGACCCGGCAATGACCGCTTCACGCGCGCCGGCCGAGCCGACGGTCCGGGAGTTCGAAGCGACGGTCGAGTCCGTCGACGGCAGCGAGGTCGTCCTCGACGAGACGTACTTCTACCCCGAATCGGGCGGTCAACCGGCCGATAGGGGAACGCTCGACGGCCATCTCGTCGACGACGTGGTGGAACGCGACGGCGAGGTCGTCCACGCGCTCGACCCCGACGCGGACATCGATCTCGCGCCCGGCGACGAGGTCACAGGCCTCATCGACGACGCCTTTCGTACCTACTGCGCCCGGGCGCACACCGCCTCGCACGTGCTGTACGGGGCCGCGCGCCGGATCGCCGACGACCTCGGCTACGCCGGCTTCGACATCTCCGAGACGAAGGTCCGCGTCGACCTGACGACCGCCGAGCCGCTGGGCGACGGCGACCTGATCGAGTTAGAGCGGCTCGCCAACCGCGCGGTCTGGGACTCGCTGCCCGTCTCGTGGGCGACCCACTCGGCCGACGAGGCCCGCGAGATCGATGGGATCGCGTTCAACACGAAGACCGAGGAGGGCGCGATGAGCGGCGGCGACGCGGTCCGGGTCGTGACGGTCGGCGAGAGAGAAGATCCGTGGGACGTCGCCGCG is a window encoding:
- a CDS encoding alanyl-tRNA editing protein produces the protein MTASRAPAEPTVREFEATVESVDGSEVVLDETYFYPESGGQPADRGTLDGHLVDDVVERDGEVVHALDPDADIDLAPGDEVTGLIDDAFRTYCARAHTASHVLYGAARRIADDLGYAGFDISETKVRVDLTTAEPLGDGDLIELERLANRAVWDSLPVSWATHSADEAREIDGIAFNTKTEEGAMSGGDAVRVVTVGEREDPWDVAACGGTHVENTAEIGPIAVLERSNPGEGVTRVEFAVGPTAIDELGAVHAAALDAATTLDARVGDLPDAVARLRDEADRLEADLRDAREELLAARLRDLPTAEVDGARWAIGTVADADPNELREPATEAVGGDEDLDALAAVGTGDAPFVVVAVGDAADGDGAAAEIDAGDVVGAVTDEFGGGGGGGPTFAQGGGLDADPEAVAAWLRER
- a CDS encoding dodecin — encoded protein: MVFKKITLIGTSDESFDAAADEAIDRAEDTLENVYWAEVEEFGVELQGDAEREYQAEVEVAFELEG
- a CDS encoding DUF7116 family protein, whose protein sequence is MATASIPPTTEARDVFRELGYTVSEDGREFVAERKWRRVFVTVLCMDDDELDPYLADGGDPARLRCFVTWRDRANDLQERLVDAKPPYDWAVIGIDRDGEDFAVMEGAPGSP
- a CDS encoding pyridoxamine 5'-phosphate oxidase family protein, with product MEHVEYVYTSGMSESEVDSRLRGGEHGVLGLANGDDAYAVPLSYHYDGDRLLLRVSEHDGDGEKMRFLETTDTATFVCYEASTDESWSVHVRGPIRRWERSVDEATLNEWFQPFRLFDEAVEDVAFALYELRMETVIGRTTVDR